A region of Anopheles merus strain MAF chromosome 2R, AmerM5.1, whole genome shotgun sequence DNA encodes the following proteins:
- the LOC121589304 gene encoding uncharacterized protein LOC121589304, whose product MCKFYRLISTLLVVVVIAPRHQCSPFFSQYNRPYLSQPSSQLASTAANVVQRSNVTVALGNRINTDTALDDYGTRVDGVTINVDRRRKRRDIWGLSSILGPNAPNGSYIAINNQVFPLPETLSNVSLNIAPAPSSGHIVNISQFTSDSFMPAIPDNYTTAFQSLMNDFQTLPLDTMDSIVQLLATGYQNTFGQLFLEESFQRLNQTLDYGREVVRNGLSNLADQAGQGFERIITRFNSSTGAVRLCVGDNLNPTNVARSVVDRGYNCINRKWQQLTELAGNIGEDIVAADKGAAEFLANLTTCNGAANFSSSVSTSERNTLRRQCYVRVITSFPQPLLFLPVSLAIDGAKLYASVSGLEVDIGACAAEVALAIGMTTAQIGTKVALCQVFGS is encoded by the exons ATGTGCAAGTTTTACCGATTGATAAGTACATTACTGGTTGTCGTG GTTATCGCACCGCGGCACCAATGTAGTCCATTCTTTTCCCAATACAATCGTCCATACCTATCGCAACCGTCCAGTCAATTGGCATCAACAGCTGCTAATGTCGTTCAGCGATCAAATGTAACAGTAGCATTGGGAAATCGCATCAACACGGATACCGCTTTAGATGACTACGGTACCAGAGTGGACGGTGTGACGATAAACGTTGATCGACGACGGAAGCGACGTGATATTTGGGGCCTATCCTCAATTCTTGGCCCGAACGCACCGAACGGATCCTACATCGCTATCAACAACCAAGTCTTCCCATTGCCAGAAACTCTATCCAATGTCTCGCTAAACATTGCACCTGCGCCATCCTCTGGACATATTGTAAACATTTCACAATTTACGTCCGATTCGTTCATGCCAGCAATACCGGACAATTACACTACCGCATTCCAGTCGCTAATGAATGACTTTCAGACACTTCCACTCGATACTATGGACAGCATCGTTCAGCTACTGGCCACAGGATATCAGAACACTTTTGGTCAACTCTTTCTTGAAGAAAGTTTCCAACGGCTCAATCAAACGCTAGACTACGGGCGTGAGGTAGTTCGGAACGGGCTCAGCAATCTGGCCGACCAAGCCGGTCAGGGGTTTGAACGAATCATCACACGCTTCAACAGCTCAACCGGAGCTGTTAGGCTGTGTGTCGGGGATAATCTGAACCCAACGAACGTTGCCAGATCTGTTGTGGACCGAGGCTACAATTGCATCAATCGAAAATGGCAACAGTTGACTGAATTGGCTGGAAACATCGGTGAGGATATAGTCGCTGCGGATAAAGGTGCTGCGGAGTTTCTTGCAAATTTAACCACCTGTAATGGAGCAGCCAACTTCAGCTCATCGGTGTCGACATCGGAACGAAACACCTTGCGCCGTCAGTGTTATGTGCGTGTTATCACCTCCTTTCCGCAACCGTTGCTATTTCTGCCCGTCTCACTCGCCATCGATGGTGCCAAGCTGTACGCTTCCGTTTCCGGACTGGAAGTAGATATCGGAGCCTGTGCGGCCGAGGTTGCCCTTGCGATCGGCATGACGACGGCACAGATTGGAACAAAGGTTGCGCTTTGTCAAGTATTTGGTTCGTAG
- the LOC121589302 gene encoding uncharacterized protein LOC121589302 isoform X2, producing the protein MSHGSTCASMLSTITSKHKGLQLCSSLDYLSHRLCRAVHHSDIHRGKVSVGTTNFSSSRYTIMTSSRKVSLLVTLLLLLHYPDNSFGFGWWFLWSLTTGVSTASPNITITSSSASPIISQSANGLEISLGNRENTNTVGMDNGTNIANVEVNYARELPFNYLPFFSTLLQQEGPSEFRTIPAEQFSPNVWIESILEAYFRAANDSRRDMLGALNVQLVELETYAEDVAAMLNRIRIAFGIELNQRLLALDVAVLRCAQGQSIDAAAKKALEGDRDCISNRLERVRQAQREAAYNMSRLLVEWDEGYLRDEIAQCWENQIDEILHEVHRKTLLMSHNAQQLTLGANDEFGTSKANMLQCAENLVEEAKKCLEDISIITSECQTHVQQGS; encoded by the exons ATGTCGCATGGCAGCACTTGTGCAAGCATGCTCTCTACAATTACAAGTAAACATAAGGGCTTACAATTATGCTCATCTCTAGACTATTTAAGCCATCGCTTATGTCGAGCAGTTCATCACTCAGATATACATcggggaaaggtttcagtGGGAACCACGAACTTCAGCAGCTCACGGTACACCATCATGACATCATCACGGAAAGTTTCCCTATTGGTGAcgcttttgcttcttcttcat TATCCTGACAATTCATTTGGCTTTGGTTGGTGGTTTTTGTGGTCTCTGACGACGGGAGTTTCAACAGCGAGCCCGAACATCACAATTACCTCCAGCTCAGCTTCCCCCATCATCAGCCAGTCCGCAAATGGTTTAGAAATTTCGCTGGGTAATCGTGAAAACACCAACACTGTTGGCATGGACAACGGAACCAACATTGCCAACGTAGAGGTAAACTACGCCCGCGAGCTACCTTTCAACtatcttcctttcttttccaccCTACTGCAACAAGAGGGCCCAAGCGAATTCAGAACCATACCAGCCGAACAATTCTCGCCGAACGTTTGGATAGAATCTATTCTAGAAGCTTATTTCCGTGCGGCCAACGATAGTCGCCGTGACATGCTGGGCGCGCTCAATGTGCAGCTAGTAGAGTTAGAGACCTACGCCGAGGATGTCGCTGCAATGCTCAACCGCATAAGGATCGCTTTCGGTATCGAACTGAACCAGAGGCTCCTCGCGCTGGACGTGGCAGTGTTGCGTTGTGCGCAAGGGCAATCAATAGACGCAGCTGCCAAAAAGGCACTCGAAGGTGACCGTGATTGCATATCGAATCGGCTCGAACGGGTTCGACAAGCACAACGGGAAGCAGCGTACAATATGAGTCGCCTGCTGGTCGAATGGGATGAAGGATATCTCAGAGATGAGATAGCACAGTGTTGGGAAAATCAGATCGATGAG attctaCACGAAGTGCATCGCAAAACCCTGCTTATGTCTCACAACGCTCAACAATTAACGCTGGGAGCAAACGATGAGTTCGGTACTTCAAAAGCGAATATGCTTCAGTGCGCTGAAAACCTTGTAGAGGAAGCGAAGAAATGTCTGGAAGACATATCCATCATTACTTCTGAATGTCAAACGCATGTACAACAAGGTAGTTAA
- the LOC121589302 gene encoding uncharacterized protein LOC121589302 isoform X1, whose amino-acid sequence MSHGSTCASMLSTITSKHKGLQLCSSLDYLSHRLCRAVHHSDIHRGKVSVGTTNFSSSRYTIMTSSRKVSLLVTLLLLLHYPDNSFGFGWWFLWSLTTGVSTASPNITITSSSASPIISQSANGLEISLGNRENTNTVGMDNGTNIANVEVNYARELPFNYLPFFSTLLQQEGPSEFRTIPAEQFSPNVWIESILEAYFRAANDSRRDMLGALNVQLVELETYAEDVAAMLNRIRIAFGIELNQRLLALDVAVLRCAQGQSIDAAAKKALEGDRDCISNRLERVRQAQREAAYNMSRLLVEWDEGYLRDEIAQCWENQIDEVNTDNAYQLACISSILHEVHRKTLLMSHNAQQLTLGANDEFGTSKANMLQCAENLVEEAKKCLEDISIITSECQTHVQQGS is encoded by the exons ATGTCGCATGGCAGCACTTGTGCAAGCATGCTCTCTACAATTACAAGTAAACATAAGGGCTTACAATTATGCTCATCTCTAGACTATTTAAGCCATCGCTTATGTCGAGCAGTTCATCACTCAGATATACATcggggaaaggtttcagtGGGAACCACGAACTTCAGCAGCTCACGGTACACCATCATGACATCATCACGGAAAGTTTCCCTATTGGTGAcgcttttgcttcttcttcat TATCCTGACAATTCATTTGGCTTTGGTTGGTGGTTTTTGTGGTCTCTGACGACGGGAGTTTCAACAGCGAGCCCGAACATCACAATTACCTCCAGCTCAGCTTCCCCCATCATCAGCCAGTCCGCAAATGGTTTAGAAATTTCGCTGGGTAATCGTGAAAACACCAACACTGTTGGCATGGACAACGGAACCAACATTGCCAACGTAGAGGTAAACTACGCCCGCGAGCTACCTTTCAACtatcttcctttcttttccaccCTACTGCAACAAGAGGGCCCAAGCGAATTCAGAACCATACCAGCCGAACAATTCTCGCCGAACGTTTGGATAGAATCTATTCTAGAAGCTTATTTCCGTGCGGCCAACGATAGTCGCCGTGACATGCTGGGCGCGCTCAATGTGCAGCTAGTAGAGTTAGAGACCTACGCCGAGGATGTCGCTGCAATGCTCAACCGCATAAGGATCGCTTTCGGTATCGAACTGAACCAGAGGCTCCTCGCGCTGGACGTGGCAGTGTTGCGTTGTGCGCAAGGGCAATCAATAGACGCAGCTGCCAAAAAGGCACTCGAAGGTGACCGTGATTGCATATCGAATCGGCTCGAACGGGTTCGACAAGCACAACGGGAAGCAGCGTACAATATGAGTCGCCTGCTGGTCGAATGGGATGAAGGATATCTCAGAGATGAGATAGCACAGTGTTGGGAAAATCAGATCGATGAGGTTAACACAGATAACGCATACCAATTAGCATGCATCTCGAGT attctaCACGAAGTGCATCGCAAAACCCTGCTTATGTCTCACAACGCTCAACAATTAACGCTGGGAGCAAACGATGAGTTCGGTACTTCAAAAGCGAATATGCTTCAGTGCGCTGAAAACCTTGTAGAGGAAGCGAAGAAATGTCTGGAAGACATATCCATCATTACTTCTGAATGTCAAACGCATGTACAACAAGGTAGTTAA